In a genomic window of Trachemys scripta elegans isolate TJP31775 chromosome 12, CAS_Tse_1.0, whole genome shotgun sequence:
- the LOC117885409 gene encoding olfactory receptor 4D2-like gives MDQQNLTTTVTEFIFLGLTQNHQLKYFLFMVFFIVYMTTWVGNFTIIITVITDHRLHTPMYFLLANLAFMDVSDSSVNAPNLLSGLLSQRKTISFNECILQMFFFHFIGGAMAFFLVGMAIDRYVAIYKPLRYLIIMNQNMCVGLAVLAWVGGLVHSAVQMGLLLQFPFCGPNILDNFYCDVPQVIKLACADTHVVELQMVFNGGVLLIILFISLLISYTIILVKIRTHVTDGKRKALSTCGTQIIVVCVLFIPSIFIYARPFKKFTVDKVASIFFTVIPQMLNPMIYTLRNAEMKKAIRRLMSRILFSRRKLKTIFE, from the coding sequence ATGGATCAGCAGAACCTCACCACCACAGTGACTGAATTTATTTTCTTGGGCCTCACTCAGAATCATCAGCTGAAGTATTTTCTCTTTATGGTCTTCTTCATAGTTTACATGACCACCTGGGTGGGGAACTTCACTATCATCATCACAGTGATCACCGACCACCGGCTCCACACACCCATGTACTTCCTGCTGGCCAACTTGGCTTTTATGGATGTCAGTGACTCATCGGTTAATGCTCCCAACTTGCTGTCCGGTCTCCTCTCTCAGCGTAAAACTATCTCCTTCAATGAGTGCATCCTCCAGATGTTCTTCTTCCACTTCATTGGGGGTGCAATGGCATTTTTTCTTGTGGGGATGGCCATCGATCGGTACGTGGCCATCTATAAACCACTGAGATACTTGATTATTATGAACCAAAACATGTGTGTGGGGCTAGCTGTACTGGCATGGGTGGGTGGATTGGTGCACTCTGCTGTTCAGATGGGACTGCTCCTCCAGTTTCCATTCTGTGGGCCAAACATCCTGGACAATTTCTACTGTGATGTCCCACAGGTCATCAAACTGGCCTGCGCTGACACCCATGTAGTTGAACTGCAGATGGTCTTCAATGGTGGAGTACTGCTCATAATCCTATTTATCAGTCTGTTAATTTCATACACCATCATCTTAGTCAAGATCAGGACACACGTTACAGATGGCAAGCGTAAGGCTCTCTCTACCTGTGGAACCCAGATTATTGTAGTGTGTGTACTATTCATACCCAGCATCTTCATCTATGCTCGACCATTCAAGAAGTTCACCGTGGACAAGGTGGCCTCCATCTTTTTCACTGTCATTCCGCAAATGCTGAACCCAATGATCTACACACTGAGAAATGCAGAGATGAAAAAGGCCATCAGGAGACTGATGAGCAGAATCCTGTTCTCACGGAGGAAATTAAAGACAATTTTTGAATGA